From a single Okeanomitos corallinicola TIOX110 genomic region:
- a CDS encoding diguanylate cyclase: protein MVTTEYYLRSIERLLIVSQNLCLAHSLEEITKIVLLAVRELTHSDGATFAILDNGFSYYVDENAITPVLKGQRFPVNLDISGWVMMNRKTRIIENILNEQQVYIHVYKHNFIESMTVVPICSEKPVGAIGAYWSNHHQGTTEELEILELLAKSTAVAVENLQVYSQLKRELSDHTIALEKANTLLQKEIQKSKAMEAEVRRLSLTDELTGLNNRRGFFLLAEQQLRLSKRSKIHTGVMFFELHRLADIKEQFGIGLAEDAVIELSRLLKRSFRNSDTLGRISEDEFVVLIQGYSLTVDVIEERVKTNVSEFNQAHHLPFSLIVNIGVKDYNYSSTISLENMITLAHANVYERQD from the coding sequence ATGGTTACTACTGAGTATTATTTACGGTCAATAGAACGTTTGTTAATAGTCTCTCAAAATCTGTGTTTAGCTCATAGCTTAGAAGAGATTACGAAAATTGTCTTATTAGCAGTCAGAGAACTGACACATTCTGATGGTGCTACTTTTGCGATTTTAGATAATGGCTTTTCCTATTATGTTGATGAAAATGCTATTACTCCTGTGTTGAAAGGTCAGAGATTTCCCGTTAATCTCGATATTTCTGGTTGGGTAATGATGAATAGAAAAACACGTATTATAGAAAACATTTTAAATGAGCAACAAGTTTATATTCATGTTTATAAACATAACTTTATTGAAAGTATGACTGTAGTTCCCATTTGTAGTGAAAAACCAGTTGGTGCAATTGGTGCTTATTGGTCTAATCACCATCAAGGGACTACGGAAGAGTTAGAAATACTAGAATTACTGGCGAAAAGTACAGCGGTGGCAGTTGAAAATTTACAAGTATATTCTCAATTAAAACGGGAATTAAGCGATCACACAATTGCCTTAGAAAAGGCTAATACTCTTTTACAAAAAGAAATCCAAAAAAGTAAAGCCATGGAAGCAGAAGTGCGCCGTCTTTCCCTGACTGATGAACTAACAGGATTAAATAATCGGCGTGGTTTTTTCCTATTGGCTGAACAACAGTTAAGATTATCTAAGCGGTCAAAAATCCATACTGGTGTGATGTTTTTTGAACTCCATAGACTAGCAGATATTAAGGAACAATTTGGTATTGGACTAGCTGAAGATGCTGTGATAGAACTTTCTCGGTTACTAAAACGGAGTTTCCGTAATTCTGATACTTTGGGGCGTATTAGTGAAGATGAATTTGTCGTATTAATACAGGGATACAGCCTCACTGTTGATGTGATAGAGGAACGAGTCAAAACTAATGTTTCTGAATTTAATCAAGCTCACCATTTACCTTTTTCCCTAATAGTCAATATTGGTGTCAAAGACTATAATTATTCCTCAACAATTTCCTTAGAAAATATGATTACCTTAGCTCATGCTAATGTCTACGAAAGACAAGATTAA
- a CDS encoding carbohydrate kinase, with product MSNPRVLCLGEVLFDCLADQMGLKLEEVKSWTPYPGGAPANVACALVKLGTPAGFIGAVGEDNPGQQLVQLLQEVGVDTTGVQQHPAAPTRQVYVVRDLNGDRSFAGFGKYDTSEFADTRLQAKQLPESLFNEADFLVLGTLELAYPESEAAIHQALKLAEQYDLKIILDVNWRPVFWQDANLAKQKIEALLQRFDFLKLTKEEAQWLFNTTDPGAITYRLNSLEGVLVTDGENGCAYCLGENEGKLPAFAMPVVDTTGAGDSFLAGFIHQLIQLGINSLKDAATAKRVITYASAVGALTTIKPGAIASQPTAAEVEAFLADHQL from the coding sequence ATGAGTAATCCCCGTGTTTTGTGCCTTGGCGAAGTTTTGTTTGATTGTTTAGCCGATCAAATGGGGCTAAAGCTAGAAGAAGTCAAGTCTTGGACTCCCTACCCAGGGGGAGCGCCTGCTAATGTGGCTTGTGCTTTGGTCAAGCTGGGAACACCAGCAGGGTTTATTGGTGCAGTAGGAGAAGATAACCCAGGTCAACAGCTGGTACAACTATTACAAGAAGTAGGTGTAGATACAACTGGTGTACAACAACATCCCGCAGCCCCAACTCGACAGGTTTATGTGGTTAGAGATTTAAATGGCGATCGCTCTTTTGCTGGTTTTGGTAAATATGATACTAGCGAATTTGCTGATACTCGCCTACAAGCTAAACAATTGCCAGAATCTTTGTTTAACGAAGCTGATTTTCTAGTTTTGGGAACTTTAGAGTTAGCTTATCCCGAAAGTGAGGCAGCTATTCACCAAGCTTTGAAGTTAGCAGAACAATATGACCTGAAAATAATTTTAGATGTCAATTGGCGACCTGTATTTTGGCAAGATGCTAATCTGGCAAAACAAAAAATTGAGGCTTTGTTACAACGATTCGATTTTCTCAAACTGACTAAGGAAGAGGCTCAATGGTTATTTAATACTACTGATCCTGGTGCTATTACTTACCGTCTCAATTCTTTGGAAGGAGTGTTAGTAACTGATGGTGAAAATGGTTGTGCCTATTGTTTAGGTGAAAATGAGGGTAAATTACCTGCTTTTGCTATGCCTGTGGTAGATACTACTGGTGCAGGAGATAGCTTTTTAGCTGGTTTTATCCATCAGTTAATTCAGTTAGGTATTAACAGTTTAAAAGATGCTGCCACTGCTAAACGTGTAATTACCTATGCTAGTGCAGTGGGGGCTTTAACTACCATTAAACCAGGTGCGATCGCCTCCCAACCAACTGCGGCTGAAGTTGAGGCTTTTTTAGCTGATCATCAACTTTAA
- the trpB gene encoding tryptophan synthase subunit beta, producing the protein MTITPISNPSTTSVPDNLGRFGRFGGKYVPETLMPALAELETAYQQYRNDPSFQAELQGLLKDYVGRATPLYFAERLTSHYARPDGTGAQIYLKREDLNHTGAHKINNALGQVLMAKRMGKQRIIAETGAGQHGVATATVCARFGLECIIYMGVHDMERQALNVFRMRLMGAEVRPVSAGTGTLKDATSEAIRDWVTNVETTHYILGSVAGPHPYPMMVRDFHAVIGQETRTQAMEKWGGLPDILMACVGGGSNAMGLFHEFVKEPSVRLIGVEAAGEGVNTNKHAATLTKGEVGVLHGAMSYLLQDNEGQVIEPHSISAGLDYPGVGPEHSYMKDIGRAEYYSVTDDQALEAFQRLSKLEGIIPALETSHAIAYLETLCPQLSGSPRIVINCSGRGDKDVQTVAKFLTPE; encoded by the coding sequence GTGACTATTACACCTATTTCTAACCCCTCAACAACTTCAGTTCCCGATAATTTGGGACGTTTTGGCCGCTTTGGTGGAAAATATGTTCCTGAAACCTTAATGCCGGCTTTAGCTGAACTGGAAACAGCTTATCAACAATATCGTAATGATCCTAGTTTTCAAGCAGAATTACAAGGTTTACTGAAAGATTATGTAGGACGTGCTACACCTTTATACTTTGCGGAACGTCTAACATCCCATTATGCCCGTCCCGATGGCACAGGAGCGCAAATTTACTTAAAGCGTGAAGATTTAAATCATACCGGAGCGCATAAAATTAATAATGCCCTGGGTCAAGTTTTAATGGCTAAACGCATGGGTAAACAGCGGATCATTGCCGAAACTGGGGCAGGACAACACGGTGTAGCTACTGCTACAGTCTGCGCTCGCTTTGGTTTAGAGTGCATTATTTACATGGGTGTTCATGATATGGAACGCCAAGCCTTAAACGTCTTCAGAATGCGCTTGATGGGTGCGGAAGTTCGTCCTGTGTCTGCGGGTACGGGAACTCTCAAAGATGCCACTTCTGAGGCTATCCGCGACTGGGTAACGAACGTAGAAACTACCCATTACATCCTGGGTTCTGTTGCTGGTCCCCATCCTTACCCAATGATGGTACGTGATTTTCATGCGGTTATCGGTCAAGAAACCCGCACTCAAGCAATGGAAAAATGGGGTGGTTTACCGGATATTCTCATGGCCTGTGTGGGTGGTGGTTCTAATGCGATGGGACTTTTCCATGAGTTTGTCAAAGAACCATCTGTGCGTTTAATTGGTGTGGAAGCAGCGGGGGAAGGTGTAAATACTAATAAACACGCTGCGACTTTAACAAAGGGAGAAGTAGGTGTATTGCATGGTGCAATGAGTTATTTATTACAAGATAATGAAGGGCAGGTAATTGAGCCTCATTCCATTAGTGCGGGGTTAGATTATCCTGGTGTGGGGCCGGAACATAGCTATATGAAGGATATTGGCAGAGCGGAATATTACAGTGTTACCGATGATCAAGCTTTAGAGGCATTTCAGCGCTTATCCAAGTTAGAAGGAATTATACCAGCTTTAGAAACTTCTCATGCGATCGCCTATTTAGAAACTTTGTGTCCTCAACTGAGCGGTAGTCCCCGGATTGTGATTAACTGTTCTGGTAGAGGTGATAAAGATGTGCAAACTGTAGCCAAATTTCTCACTCCTGAATAA
- a CDS encoding DUF6391 domain-containing protein produces MNIPASFPDQSSPFDFLNFDWITPTSNQDTDLLAQLSFVPGLQEILTLRQVHALEHATVWVLGETKNVYSSPRQPTNVQFDNESLSGLSTEQGFFLYGDVNISQLRRAVTLAQHRLTSGEWDLAVHPRCGTNLSVSMVLTAGLAVGVYVMLPFRPIEQLIGLGLAATTASELAPDLGAIAQRYITTSIPFNLSIENIIFTRDTWGKEAHFVQVKWQG; encoded by the coding sequence ATGAATATTCCTGCTTCTTTTCCAGATCAATCTTCTCCATTTGATTTTTTGAACTTTGACTGGATTACACCAACATCTAATCAAGATACTGATTTATTAGCACAATTATCTTTTGTCCCTGGTTTACAAGAAATTCTCACACTACGTCAAGTTCACGCTCTAGAACACGCCACAGTTTGGGTTTTAGGTGAAACAAAAAACGTCTACTCCTCCCCTCGTCAACCTACCAATGTACAATTCGATAACGAATCATTAAGCGGGTTGTCCACAGAACAGGGATTTTTCCTTTATGGTGATGTGAATATTAGCCAATTGCGTCGTGCTGTTACACTAGCTCAACATCGTCTCACCAGTGGAGAATGGGATTTAGCGGTTCATCCCCGTTGTGGGACAAATTTATCTGTATCTATGGTTTTAACTGCTGGGTTAGCTGTAGGTGTGTATGTAATGTTACCTTTCCGACCCATTGAACAACTGATTGGTTTAGGACTTGCTGCAACTACTGCATCAGAACTTGCACCAGACTTAGGAGCGATCGCCCAACGTTATATTACAACTTCTATTCCCTTTAATCTCTCTATCGAAAATATTATTTTCACAAGAGATACTTGGGGTAAAGAAGCACATTTTGTGCAAGTAAAATGGCAAGGTTGA
- a CDS encoding helix-turn-helix transcriptional regulator, giving the protein MAASESGTPVSLSDRELQIIDLVAVGLTNQEIAAKLEISKRTVDNHISNILTKTKTENRVALVRWALQWGKVCLNDVNCCTLPNHSDLPVTE; this is encoded by the coding sequence ATGGCTGCTAGTGAGTCTGGGACACCTGTCAGTCTGTCAGACAGAGAACTGCAAATTATCGACTTAGTGGCCGTTGGCTTAACTAACCAAGAAATTGCAGCAAAGCTGGAAATCAGCAAACGGACAGTTGATAATCATATCAGCAACATCCTGACCAAAACTAAAACCGAAAACCGAGTCGCTTTGGTTCGCTGGGCTTTGCAATGGGGTAAAGTCTGCTTGAATGATGTTAATTGTTGTACGTTACCTAATCATTCTGATTTACCCGTGACTGAGTGA
- a CDS encoding ribonuclease H-like domain-containing protein: MTLHDFQVCDRDLDAATLTEYLQADALAVDTETMGLLTHRDRLCLVQLCNPEGKVTVVRIAKGQAVAPNLKQLLEATNITKVFHFARFDIAALRHNLDIHVNPVFCTKIASKLARTYTNRHGLKDVVQELEQVELDKSSQSSDWGNAVNLSAAQLSYAANDVRYLLSVQKKLTQILQREERWQLAQQCFQVLPTIVSLDLLQFKDLFEH, encoded by the coding sequence ATGACATTACATGATTTTCAGGTGTGCGATCGCGATTTAGATGCAGCTACTTTAACTGAGTATTTACAAGCTGATGCTCTAGCTGTGGATACGGAAACTATGGGATTATTAACACACCGCGATCGCCTCTGTCTAGTGCAGTTGTGTAACCCAGAAGGAAAAGTTACCGTTGTCCGTATCGCTAAAGGCCAAGCAGTCGCACCCAATTTAAAACAACTCCTGGAAGCAACTAACATTACTAAAGTCTTTCACTTTGCCAGGTTTGATATTGCTGCTTTACGTCATAATTTAGATATTCATGTTAACCCGGTTTTCTGTACTAAAATTGCTAGTAAGTTAGCTCGTACGTACACCAACCGTCATGGTTTAAAAGATGTAGTTCAAGAATTAGAACAGGTGGAACTAGACAAAAGCTCTCAAAGTTCTGACTGGGGTAACGCGGTTAATTTATCCGCAGCTCAACTTAGTTATGCAGCTAATGATGTCCGTTATTTACTAAGTGTACAAAAAAAACTCACTCAAATATTACAACGAGAAGAACGCTGGCAACTAGCACAACAATGTTTTCAGGTTCTCCCCACAATAGTTTCTTTGGACTTGTTGCAATTTAAAGATTTGTTTGAACATTAA
- a CDS encoding polysaccharide deacetylase family protein, with the protein MMPLVKPLIQGFYFLGFGKHRPSKFRFSKILPLLLIVIAISCFLELAWPKRFLLPSLFGESVFCVNTPDKVLALTFDDGPDPVYTRVISQILLDYEAQGTFFVLGKHSEKYPQILRTLEKQGHEIANHTWHHYNLNSKFQDIIYKEITETDILINQLISPNNIHFRPPFGRAGFVVTNVLKQMHKPIIFWDVDLQDWRGKSAAEMMQRFEKNFHNGSIILLHDSDGTAKEGVYASRHNTVEVVEEILQTYTPQGYEFVTVSELLKRGNVVKVQERCLKK; encoded by the coding sequence ATGATGCCTTTAGTTAAACCCTTGATTCAGGGATTTTATTTCCTGGGTTTTGGCAAACATCGTCCATCGAAATTCAGATTTTCTAAAATCCTGCCTCTGTTATTAATAGTAATAGCAATTTCCTGTTTTTTAGAATTGGCTTGGCCAAAGCGTTTCCTGCTTCCCAGCCTATTTGGAGAGTCAGTATTTTGTGTCAACACTCCTGATAAAGTTTTAGCACTGACATTTGACGACGGCCCCGATCCAGTTTACACTAGAGTCATTTCTCAAATCCTGTTAGATTATGAGGCGCAGGGAACATTTTTTGTCTTGGGAAAACACAGCGAAAAGTATCCCCAAATTCTCCGAACTTTGGAAAAACAGGGACATGAAATAGCAAACCATACCTGGCATCATTACAATCTCAATAGTAAATTTCAAGATATTATTTATAAAGAAATTACCGAAACTGATATTTTAATTAATCAATTAATCTCACCAAACAATATTCACTTTAGACCCCCTTTTGGTCGTGCTGGTTTTGTGGTCACGAATGTTTTAAAACAGATGCACAAACCGATTATTTTTTGGGATGTAGATTTACAGGACTGGCGTGGTAAATCTGCTGCGGAAATGATGCAGAGATTTGAAAAAAATTTTCATAACGGTTCAATTATACTTTTACATGATTCAGATGGGACAGCAAAAGAAGGAGTATATGCTAGTCGCCATAATACTGTAGAGGTAGTAGAGGAAATTTTGCAGACTTATACTCCCCAGGGATATGAATTTGTAACTGTATCAGAGTTATTAAAAAGAGGAAATGTAGTTAAAGTACAAGAACGCTGTTTAAAAAAATAA
- a CDS encoding glycosyltransferase: protein MRKLYFLLPGTDGKFACGGLWAELKTVKLAANICNVEVVTYRQREPDKPFLDDLLKNQNNENLDDVIFVISWGFDIAKLAPKLQKYNVVYHAHSAGYKFNLPPSIPIITVSRNTMGYWGQKAPHNLIYYLPNQISEAFTNLHFKRDIDVLVQARKSSEYLLTQLIPELQKKCHVFVVDSYIEDLPGLFNRAKIYLYDSAEYWALQNVSEGFGLQPMEALASGCQVFSSVNGGLSDYLDPGFNCYKIAGYGLEYDVQRILKVLESPVSLNLQPEVLTEYRTENIIKKLTIILLEINEFFDHKKDYAGNIPELTQIRLTKLLLERVYGKIKKKYLQKH from the coding sequence ATGAGAAAACTTTATTTTTTACTGCCAGGAACAGATGGTAAATTTGCTTGTGGTGGTTTATGGGCAGAATTAAAAACAGTCAAATTAGCTGCAAATATATGTAATGTAGAAGTTGTCACCTACCGTCAAAGAGAACCAGACAAACCATTTTTAGATGACTTATTAAAAAATCAAAACAATGAAAATTTAGATGATGTCATTTTTGTGATTAGTTGGGGATTTGATATTGCTAAATTAGCTCCCAAACTGCAAAAATATAACGTTGTTTATCATGCTCATAGTGCTGGTTATAAATTTAATCTTCCTCCCAGTATTCCCATTATTACAGTTAGCCGTAACACCATGGGATATTGGGGACAAAAAGCACCTCATAATTTAATTTATTATTTACCTAATCAAATTTCTGAAGCGTTCACAAATCTGCATTTCAAAAGAGATATTGATGTTTTAGTGCAAGCACGGAAATCTTCAGAATATTTACTCACACAATTAATTCCAGAACTACAAAAAAAGTGTCATGTCTTTGTTGTAGATTCTTATATCGAAGACTTACCAGGATTATTCAACAGAGCCAAAATTTACCTTTATGATTCCGCTGAATATTGGGCTTTACAGAATGTGAGTGAAGGTTTTGGTTTGCAACCAATGGAAGCTTTAGCTAGTGGTTGTCAGGTTTTTTCTAGTGTGAACGGCGGACTTTCTGATTATTTAGATCCGGGATTTAATTGTTATAAAATCGCAGGTTATGGTTTAGAATATGATGTACAAAGAATTTTAAAAGTTTTAGAATCTCCAGTTTCTTTAAATTTACAACCAGAAGTTTTAACAGAGTATAGAACCGAGAACATTATTAAAAAACTGACAATAATTTTATTAGAGATCAATGAGTTTTTTGATCATAAAAAAGATTATGCTGGGAATATTCCAGAATTAACACAAATACGATTAACAAAGTTATTGCTAGAAAGAGTGTATGGTAAAATCAAAAAGAAATATTTACAGAAACACTAA
- the sfsA gene encoding DNA/RNA nuclease SfsA, with protein sequence MADWLYRYPNLYEGILIKRYKRFFADVELKSGEVVTAHCPNTGPMTGVSKVGSPVQLSFSDNPKRKLAYTLELIQVEDIEPIWVGVNTALPNRVVKIALEKYLFSELKEYTQVKGEVVYGKDKKSRVDFYLTGDETQRPIYLEVKNTTWSQGDLALFPDTETTRGQKHLRELMDVLPQNRAVMLYFINRGDCTQFAPGDSTDPIYGQLLREAINVGLEVLPCRFDISPEGIRYLGLAELKM encoded by the coding sequence ATGGCTGACTGGCTTTATCGCTATCCTAATTTATACGAAGGTATTTTAATTAAACGTTACAAACGTTTTTTTGCTGATGTAGAACTTAAATCCGGGGAAGTTGTCACTGCACATTGTCCCAACACTGGACCGATGACAGGTGTATCAAAAGTAGGTAGTCCTGTACAACTTTCTTTTAGTGATAACCCTAAACGCAAATTAGCTTATACTTTGGAATTGATTCAAGTAGAAGATATAGAACCTATTTGGGTGGGTGTAAATACTGCCTTACCTAATCGTGTAGTTAAAATTGCTTTAGAAAAATATTTATTTTCTGAATTGAAAGAATACACCCAAGTCAAGGGAGAAGTGGTGTATGGCAAGGATAAAAAAAGCCGTGTAGATTTTTATTTAACAGGCGATGAAACACAACGTCCAATTTATTTAGAAGTAAAAAATACTACTTGGTCACAGGGAGATTTAGCACTATTTCCTGATACAGAAACCACCAGAGGACAAAAACATTTAAGAGAATTAATGGATGTTTTACCCCAAAATCGGGCGGTAATGTTGTATTTTATCAATCGTGGTGATTGTACACAGTTTGCTCCTGGTGATAGTACCGATCCTATTTATGGTCAATTGTTACGGGAAGCGATCAATGTAGGTTTAGAAGTGTTACCTTGTCGGTTTGATATTTCCCCGGAAGGTATTCGTTATTTGGGTTTAGCAGAGTTGAAGATGTAA
- a CDS encoding 2OG-Fe dioxygenase family protein, which yields MQEVSHATELEYAFLFTLRKVNSLNLQGFELFFQNLPLDPYIKGKYRFRRLSRIMVAEERLIKLPHGHLCQRREYNPLLGDIKREFAELEDEMIELDIFKSLVLAFIDTCKLHPEAEIGVHQIRTICSPGHSGNPAPEGIHQDGTDFIGIFSVNRENIQGGETHLYTAKKEKPVFNKILQPGELVVVNDHQFFHFTSPIKSEIPAPGARDVFVLTSPSLMTDLEMM from the coding sequence ATGCAAGAAGTTTCCCATGCGACAGAATTAGAATATGCTTTTCTCTTTACTTTGAGGAAAGTAAATTCTCTTAATCTACAAGGTTTTGAACTATTTTTTCAGAATTTACCTTTAGATCCTTATATTAAAGGAAAATATCGTTTTCGACGTTTATCAAGAATCATGGTTGCTGAGGAGAGATTGATTAAACTTCCCCATGGTCATTTATGCCAACGCAGAGAATATAATCCTTTGTTGGGTGATATTAAAAGAGAGTTTGCAGAGTTAGAAGATGAAATGATAGAACTGGATATTTTTAAAAGTCTAGTTTTAGCATTTATTGATACTTGTAAACTGCATCCAGAAGCGGAAATTGGTGTGCATCAAATCAGAACTATCTGTTCACCTGGACATTCAGGAAATCCTGCACCTGAAGGTATTCATCAAGATGGCACTGATTTTATTGGGATTTTTTCTGTCAATCGGGAAAATATTCAAGGTGGAGAAACACATTTATATACTGCTAAAAAAGAGAAGCCTGTTTTTAATAAAATTCTGCAACCAGGTGAGTTAGTTGTAGTTAATGATCATCAGTTTTTCCATTTTACTAGCCCGATTAAGTCGGAAATTCCCGCCCCTGGTGCTAGGGATGTTTTTGTTTTAACTTCTCCTAGTTTAATGACAGACTTAGAAATGATGTAA
- a CDS encoding CAP domain-containing protein, with protein MFRQTAFGMALSVLVLASSFMTVPIRRSNSTETGSQTQKSINTTIQASISKFNSQNSHLEKLVFDQINQYRTSQGLSKLTLDASITKQARIHSQNMANGKVKFSHHGFEQRIKALPLKYENAAENVAFNVGYSDPSKQAVIGWLNSPGHLKNIQGKYTLTGVGVATNAKGEVYLTQIFLHTR; from the coding sequence ATGTTTCGACAAACTGCTTTTGGCATGGCTTTAAGTGTACTTGTCCTGGCTAGTAGTTTCATGACTGTTCCTATCCGTCGTAGTAATTCTACTGAAACAGGTTCTCAAACTCAGAAGTCAATTAATACTACTATTCAGGCATCCATATCAAAATTTAATTCGCAAAATTCCCATTTAGAAAAATTAGTTTTTGACCAAATTAATCAATATCGAACTTCTCAAGGACTTTCAAAATTAACTTTAGATGCAAGTATTACAAAGCAAGCTAGAATTCATAGTCAAAATATGGCTAATGGTAAGGTAAAATTTAGTCATCACGGTTTTGAACAGCGAATTAAAGCTTTACCCCTCAAATATGAAAATGCTGCGGAAAATGTGGCTTTTAATGTTGGCTACAGTGACCCATCTAAACAAGCTGTTATTGGTTGGCTGAATAGTCCTGGACATTTAAAAAATATTCAAGGTAAATATACACTTACAGGCGTGGGAGTTGCCACTAATGCTAAGGGTGAAGTTTATCTCACACAAATATTTCTCCACACTAGATAG
- a CDS encoding glycosyltransferase family 39 protein, whose translation MDLNNRRSTVSAPWFHPLLLLIWLIIGIGLRLTNLTAKPPWTDEFATLVFSLGNSFLPVPLDQAIAPDILLKPLQINPTVGMGDVIARILTEDNHPPLYFVLVHLWMRLFPHPEGLVSLFAARSFPALLGAVSIPCAYFLGKLAFRSPLVGQLAAAMMAVSPYAVFLAQEARHYTLAMLWVMLSLACLVVAIRHLEKQKLLPLWLIIAWVGVNALGFATHFFFVLTLGAEAVVLIFVAWKQQIQTKTWVLLSPPWWRLYYVAVGTAVAGLVWLPGWLQNRYIGALTEWIKGERVGLSWISPIFQVLGTWITMISLLPVEAPQLTVVILSGLVMLIFFIWALPILIRGIKVQLQEPEIGSITQAFVGVVLGAIAFFFCFTYFLGIDLTRGARYSFVYFPAVIILVAASLAVCYQNPNTGKWGITGKQAVILIWVMGLISAITVTFNLGYRKYYRPDLFLPIITQNSSVPVLIATTHKSLVQTGEMMGIAWELKFSSSQANTQFLLAHQGQNPNTSTTALEQTIKELPRPFDLWLVNFHAPMSQEVKKCLRDDQKLPGIYGYEYELFHCK comes from the coding sequence ATGGACTTAAATAATAGACGCTCTACCGTTTCTGCTCCCTGGTTTCATCCTTTACTGCTGCTGATTTGGTTGATCATTGGTATCGGCTTACGTTTGACTAATTTAACAGCTAAACCTCCGTGGACTGATGAATTTGCTACTTTAGTATTTAGTTTGGGAAATAGTTTTTTACCAGTACCTTTAGATCAAGCGATCGCCCCTGATATTTTATTAAAACCATTGCAAATAAATCCCACAGTTGGTATGGGAGATGTAATTGCTCGTATTCTCACAGAGGATAATCACCCACCACTATATTTTGTCCTGGTTCATCTGTGGATGCGGTTATTTCCTCACCCAGAAGGTTTAGTATCCCTATTTGCAGCACGTTCATTTCCGGCTTTACTGGGTGCAGTTTCTATTCCCTGTGCTTATTTTTTAGGTAAATTAGCTTTTCGTTCTCCATTAGTCGGACAATTAGCAGCTGCAATGATGGCAGTTTCACCATACGCAGTATTCTTAGCACAAGAAGCCCGTCATTATACCTTGGCTATGCTGTGGGTGATGCTTTCCCTCGCTTGCTTGGTAGTTGCTATTCGTCATTTGGAAAAGCAAAAATTATTACCTTTGTGGTTAATTATTGCTTGGGTGGGAGTTAACGCCTTGGGTTTTGCTACTCATTTCTTTTTTGTTCTCACTCTTGGCGCTGAGGCTGTAGTTTTAATTTTTGTAGCTTGGAAACAACAAATTCAGACAAAAACTTGGGTGTTGCTTTCTCCTCCGTGGTGGCGGCTTTATTATGTAGCAGTTGGTACGGCTGTTGCTGGGTTAGTGTGGTTGCCTGGTTGGTTACAAAATCGCTACATTGGCGCGTTAACAGAGTGGATTAAAGGTGAGCGCGTGGGATTAAGTTGGATTAGCCCCATTTTTCAAGTTTTAGGTACATGGATTACCATGATTTCCTTACTCCCAGTAGAAGCACCTCAGTTAACGGTGGTTATATTATCTGGGTTGGTGATGTTAATTTTCTTTATTTGGGCATTGCCAATTTTAATTAGGGGAATAAAAGTTCAATTACAAGAACCGGAAATTGGTTCTATCACTCAGGCATTTGTTGGGGTAGTATTAGGAGCGATCGCTTTCTTTTTCTGCTTTACTTATTTCCTGGGTATTGACCTCACCAGGGGCGCTCGCTATAGTTTTGTTTATTTTCCAGCAGTAATAATTTTAGTGGCTGCAAGTCTGGCAGTTTGTTATCAAAATCCCAACACCGGCAAATGGGGTATCACTGGCAAACAAGCTGTCATCTTGATTTGGGTAATGGGATTAATCAGTGCCATCACAGTTACTTTTAATCTTGGTTATCGCAAATATTACCGCCCTGATTTATTTCTTCCCATAATTACACAAAATTCTTCAGTACCAGTTCTCATTGCCACAACCCACAAAAGCTTAGTCCAAACTGGGGAAATGATGGGCATAGCTTGGGAGTTAAAATTCTCTAGTTCACAAGCTAACACCCAATTTCTCCTTGCCCATCAAGGCCAAAACCCCAATACTTCTACTACAGCCCTAGAACAGACTATCAAAGAATTACCACGACCTTTTGATTTATGGCTGGTCAATTTTCATGCTCCCATGAGTCAGGAAGTGAAAAAATGTCTGCGTGATGATCAAAAGTTGCCGGGAATATATGGGTATGAGTATGAATTGTTTCACTGTAAATGA